The genomic window ATACCGGATGACTCAAGTCGTTGTCGGCGAAAATGAAGCGATCGAATCTGCACTGCGCCGCTTTAAGCGCCAAGTTGCAAAAGAGGGAATTTATGCAGATATGAAGCGTCAGCGTCACTTTGAAACTCCCCTAGAAAAGCGTAAGCGCAAAGAAATTGCACGCCGACGCAAACGCAGATATTCCAGATAGAAGACCCTCAACCCGCTCATCGGAGCGGGGGTCATCATTGGCGATTCGCCTTTGCAGTAGATAGTGCGGGAGTGGGAAGCAGCTTGCTAGAACCGCTAATACTGCTTTAACGCCCGTTCTATCTCCCGCTTGTGCTCCCGTTCTTTCACCGCCGCTCGCTTATCGTGGAGTTGCTTGCCTCGAACAAGAGCAATCTCTACCTTAACTAACCCACGCTTGAGATACATCTTTGTCGGTACCATTGTCAAGCCTTTTTGTTCCACCGTCCCAATCAACTTGCGGATTTGATCCCGGTGCAGCAACAGCTTCCGAGTCCGGGTCGGCTCATGGTTAAAATAGAGACTGGCCGTCTGATAGGGGGAAACATTCACATTCAGCAGCCACGCCTCCGCATCCCGAAACAAGACATACCCATCTCGGATATTCACCTTCCCGGACCGAATGGATTTGACCTCGGTCCCCTTTAATTCAATCCCCGCTTCGTATGTTTCCAGAATCTCATATAAAAAACGGGCTTGGCGATTATCACTGACTATTTTGATGCCTTCGCTTTGTTGCGCCATCGGTATTTCTTAGTTTCTACTCATTCTATGATCAACGAAAGGCGATCCAGCTAAAAACTAGCCTGAACGCCTTTGTCTTACTTTCTAGCCTATCGTTTTTAATCGACTGCTTACATCACTTTAACCCGATCTCCCCTCCCCCGACCCCATTGTTCAACGTCACGACTTGCTGTCGTTCTCTAGTCCGGGCGTACAGTAGAGGAGAGGGCCGTCTAATCTTCTAGGGAAATCTTTTCCATCCCCAGTTCCCGGCTGCCGGTTCTAGCCCAACGTGCAGTCCCTTCGTTACCCTTAAATTCATAATCAAATACGGCAAGGTTAGTGCTAGTCCCCCAACCGACAACTAGCCAATCATCCACCCGCAAACCGATTCCGCGATAGGTTTCATCATCGACATTCCAGGTGACTTGATAGATATCGCGGGATTCGGTAATGGTTAATTCTCCACTAGAGGAAGCACCCTCTTCTCCAGGGTCTGTACTGCTAATTTGATAGGAACCCGCTAACTCACCCGATCGCCCTCCGGTGGCTAGTTCTGTGCCAACCTCCCCATTAGCGGTACTGAGGGTCCATTTGCCATCTAAGGTGCCATCGTTCTGGATTCGATAGAGGGCCACGCCATAAATCCCCTCGTCTAGTCCGGCCCCTACCAATAACCGTCCCTCTTCATAAAACCCCAACCCAGAATAATTGCCTTGGGAGGTTTCCCAAGAGACTTGATAGAGATTGTCGATATTCCCGATCGCCGTGATATCGAGACTGCCGGTGTAAGCTTGACCCCGGGGAGTTCTCGCTTCCGTAATCCCCCAGACTCCTTCGAGGCGATCGGGTGCGGACTGTCGCCTCCAGAAAAATGAGGTTTGATTGGATTCTACTTCCTGAATAACAGGCTGTTCGATCGCCCCGATGGTGGGGGATGCAGCCCCGGCCAACACCATCAGGACACTCAAGAGATAACGGGCTGTATTTCGATAGCTCACGATCAGGTTTCTCCTTCCTTAAGTTCAGTCCAGGGTTAAATTCCGGGGCTTTTGGAGCCCACACCCAA from Laspinema palackyanum D2c includes these protein-coding regions:
- the rpsU gene encoding 30S ribosomal protein S21, coding for MTQVVVGENEAIESALRRFKRQVAKEGIYADMKRQRHFETPLEKRKRKEIARRRKRRYSR
- the smpB gene encoding SsrA-binding protein SmpB — translated: MAQQSEGIKIVSDNRQARFLYEILETYEAGIELKGTEVKSIRSGKVNIRDGYVLFRDAEAWLLNVNVSPYQTASLYFNHEPTRTRKLLLHRDQIRKLIGTVEQKGLTMVPTKMYLKRGLVKVEIALVRGKQLHDKRAAVKEREHKREIERALKQY